Below is a window of Streptomyces spongiicola DNA.
CTCGCTGTGTACGGGGCCTTCCACGGCGTCCGGATGTACCGGGCCGACGCCAAACTTCCCGCCGACCTCGCGGTGGCACTCGAGGTCGGCGCGACCCGCACCACCGCGGTCGGCTCCGGCATCGACCGCATCGGCATGCGCTTCGCACCGACCGTGCTCTCCATGATGGGGCCGAAGCGCGTCGACTCCCTGCGCCACAGGCTCGACATGGCGGGCAACCCCGGCGGTATGACCGTCGACCGCTACGCGGCCCGCCGCGCCGTCTACGGCATGCTGGGCGGGGCCGCCGCCCTCTCCCTCCTCCTGCGCGGGCAGGCGGCCATCGGCCTGATGGCGCTGGTGTACGGGCTCGTCTGGACCGACGTCCTGCTGCGTCTGGCGATCCGCCGCCGACGCGACGATATCGAGCGCACCCTGCCCGACTTCCTCGACGTGCTCGCCGTCGTCGTCTCCGCGGGGCTCAACTTCCGGCAGGCACTGGAGCGGGTCGCCGAGAGGTACCAGGGACCCTGGGCAGACGAACTCCGCATCACCCTGCGCCAGATGGACATGGGCGTCAGCCGCCGCGACGCGTTCGAGCAGCTCCGCAGGCGGAACTCCTCCGAGCAGGTGTCGATGTTCGTCACCGCCCTCCAGCAGGGGGAGGAACTCGGCGCCCCGATCGTCGACACGCTCATCCAGATCGCGACGGACATGCGGCGGACGGACGCGCAGAACGCCCGGCGCTCCGCGTCCAAGGCCATCCCCAAGACGACGCTCGTGGTGACGATGGTCATGCTCCCCGCGACCATGATCCTGATCGTCATGAGCTTCTACTACGGCTCCGGGGTGGACTTCGCCGGCATCCTGGGCGGTGGCTGACCGCGCCGGCACGACGGGAGAACCGCGGTAGGGGCACCCCGGCACCGTCTCGACGAAGCGGGACCGCACGGCCGCCACGGCCACGGCACAGCGGAGCAGTACCGGAAGTACGAACACGACGGAGCGGGACGCGACCGGCGGAGCGGGACCGCACCGCGAGGTACCGGCACCACGCGGGCGCGAGCGACCGGAACAGGAGGTGACCCGCATGGGTCTGAGGACCACCGTCACGGGAGGACGCGGCGGCACCGGACCCGGCAGCGGACCCGGCACCGGACCCGGTGGCGGCAGCGGGACCGGCAGCGGCAGCGGACCCGGCTCCGGTGGCGGCAGCGGACCCGGCTCCGGACCCGGCCACGGGATCGGCGAACAGGTCGGCGAACAGGTCGGTGGCAAGGCCTCTGGCAAGGTCGGCGACCAGGCCCGTTGCGAAGCAGGTGGCCGACGCCGGGGCGGCGCCGACGCGGAGATCGGGGACGGAATCGACGGCGGTGATCCCCCGCAGGCCGCTGCCGCCGGTCCCGAGCAGGCGCCGCCGCTGCCCATCCAGGTCAGTGCCCTCCAGGCGCTCTGCCGGCAGGTCTTCGGCTTCCGGCTGGCCACGATCGCGCTGGCCACGCCGTTTGCACTGGACAACACCCCGCCGGGGCTGGGCACCTGGCTCGTCGGCTCCGCCGTGATCGTCACCTTCATGGTGTCCTACATCCCGCTACGGGACTGGGAGCGCTTCGGACCCTTCCTGCTCCGGCACCCCGCCCTTCTCGCGGTGGACTCGCTCTTCGGCGCGCTGCTCCTGGCCACCGCCTCGCCCGAGTCGATCCTCGCCTACGTCACCCTCTGCACCCCGCTGCTCGCCGGACTCGTCTACGGCTGGCGCGGGGCGGCGGTCTTCGCCGTGCTCCAGTCGCTCGTCATCGGCGGCGCGTTCGCGGTCAACCCGGTTGCGGACGCCGGAATCGGCGATCTGCTGCTGCCCGGACTGTGCGTCATCGCAGGAGCGGCCGGCAGCACCCTGCGCAACCTCCTGCTCGGCTTCGGCACCGCCGCCCAGGCCCTCACCGAGGTGCGCGCCCGGCTCGCCTCCAACGAGGCGGTGGAGGAGGAACGCGCCCGCCTCGCACGGGAGATGCATGACTCGCTGGCCAAGACGCTCCACGGTCTGGCGCTCGCCGCAGAGGGCCTGGCCGGCTCGGCGGGCCGGCTGGATCCACTCACCGTCAAGCACCAGGCGGAACTCGTCGCCCGCTCGGCGCGCCGGGCGGCCGCCGAGTCCCGGGAGCTGCTGTCCGACCTCCGCCGCCAGTCCGGCCTCGACGGCGGGGTCGATGTGCTCTCCGAACTTGCCGCGCGCACCGCGGACTTCGCCCGACGCTGCGAAGTGCGGGCACGATTCCGCCGACTGGGCCCGGACCCGGTGGCCACGGTGCCCCAGGTCGTCGCGCGCCAACTGCTCACCATCGCGTCCGAGGCCATGGAGAACGCCCACCGCCACGGGCACCCCGCGCAGCTCGACGTCTCGGCGGGCGTCGTCGGCGGCGTGCTGCGCATCAGTGTCTACGACGACGGGGAGGGCCTGCCCCCTGGCACCACACTCGACGGCCTCCGCCGTGCCGGCCACTTCGGCCTCGTCGGCATGGTCGAGCGCGCCGCGTCCATCGGGTCCCGCATCCGCGTCGGGCGGGGTCCCCACCCGCGAGGGACGGAGGTACGGCTAGAGCTGCCGCTGACCGCCGTCGCCCCGGATCCGCTGGACGTGCTCCCCGGACAGCAGCGCGAGACCCCGCTCCTCAACTGACCGCGCACGGGCCCCCGGACGGGCATCGACCGCCCTGTGACCGGGCGCCGTCCACGTCCACGCTCCGGCCCTCCTGAGTCCCTTGATACCAACCCCGGTCATCCATATGAACCTGCATGCCGACGGAATCGTCCAAGTCCGCGACGACTCCACTCCGAGTCCACACTGAATCCGCTCCGAAGCCACCCCGCCCACTCCGCACCCACTCCGCACCCACTCCGAAGCCACTCCGAGAGGAGGCCGCAACCATGCCGGACGACACCTCCCGAACGTCGGGACGGCGACCGACAGGGCAACCCCACGTGCCGCGGCGCACGCCCTCACGATCCACGCCGCTCGCTCCCGACCCTTCCTCCGCACCGTCCGTCTTCTCCGCTCCCCGGGGGCCGGGGAGCGCGGCATCCGGTGACCACACGGCGCTGCCCGTCCCCGTGGCGTCCGCCCCCACGCTCAGGGTCGTCGTCGCCGACGACAACCCGGTGGTGCGAGCGGGGCTTACCGTGCTGCTCCAGGGCCGCCAGGACATCCGGGTCGTCGCCGAGGCCGCCGACGGACGTCAGGCGTACGATGCGGCCGTACGCCACCGGCCGGACGTGATCCTGCTCGACGTGCGGATGCCCGGAGTCGACGGCATCACCGCCCTTCCGCACCTGGTACGGCTCGCGCCGGTGCTGATGACGACGTACAGCCGGAGGAGCGAGGTCGTCCACGAGGCCCTGCGCCGCGGCGCGAGCGGCTATCTGGTGCACGGCGAGTTCACCGTGGACCAGCTCGTCGCCGCCGTCCTCGACACCAGGAAGGGCCGGCCCTCCTTCACCTCCTCCGCCTCCGGTGCCCTGCTCGCGGCGGCGCGCGCTGCCACCGGCCCAGCGGAACGGCCACGGTCAACCCTGCCGGACGGTCCGGAGACGGCGTTAGGGGAAGAGCCTCGCCAGCGCCACCACGAACCGTCTGCAACCGCACACGGAGTCAGCCCTTCACCCTTCGGCACATCATCAACAAATAAGCAGTACAGCTCAGTTGACCGCCAAGGCACTGTGCAAAAATTCAACTTCCACTCTTCGCTTTCGCAAGCGGATGTGGCACATTCTTCTCCAGGGGCGGTCTTCTCGGGGACCGTCCCGGAGGCAGGTCCCGGGGGACTGCCGACCGGGCTGAGTCAGCGGGAGGGGGAAGTGATGGACCTGATCGCATCGGGCATGACGAATCAGCAGATCGCCGCCACCTGCTTCATCAGCCAGAAGACCGTCAAGAACCACATCAACCGCATCTTCGCCAAGCTGGACGCCGGGAGCCGCGGCGAGGCCATCGCCATCTGGCACCGCCTGGCCCGAAGGGTGGCGGCGAGTCATGGCTGACACGACCGGGATCACGGGCCCTCCCAGCGCCCAATCTCC
It encodes the following:
- a CDS encoding DUF5936 domain-containing protein, producing MGLLLAAVFGLAVYGAFHGVRMYRADAKLPADLAVALEVGATRTTAVGSGIDRIGMRFAPTVLSMMGPKRVDSLRHRLDMAGNPGGMTVDRYAARRAVYGMLGGAAALSLLLRGQAAIGLMALVYGLVWTDVLLRLAIRRRRDDIERTLPDFLDVLAVVVSAGLNFRQALERVAERYQGPWADELRITLRQMDMGVSRRDAFEQLRRRNSSEQVSMFVTALQQGEELGAPIVDTLIQIATDMRRTDAQNARRSASKAIPKTTLVVTMVMLPATMILIVMSFYYGSGVDFAGILGGG
- a CDS encoding sensor histidine kinase — translated: MGLRTTVTGGRGGTGPGSGPGTGPGGGSGTGSGSGPGSGGGSGPGSGPGHGIGEQVGEQVGGKASGKVGDQARCEAGGRRRGGADAEIGDGIDGGDPPQAAAAGPEQAPPLPIQVSALQALCRQVFGFRLATIALATPFALDNTPPGLGTWLVGSAVIVTFMVSYIPLRDWERFGPFLLRHPALLAVDSLFGALLLATASPESILAYVTLCTPLLAGLVYGWRGAAVFAVLQSLVIGGAFAVNPVADAGIGDLLLPGLCVIAGAAGSTLRNLLLGFGTAAQALTEVRARLASNEAVEEERARLAREMHDSLAKTLHGLALAAEGLAGSAGRLDPLTVKHQAELVARSARRAAAESRELLSDLRRQSGLDGGVDVLSELAARTADFARRCEVRARFRRLGPDPVATVPQVVARQLLTIASEAMENAHRHGHPAQLDVSAGVVGGVLRISVYDDGEGLPPGTTLDGLRRAGHFGLVGMVERAASIGSRIRVGRGPHPRGTEVRLELPLTAVAPDPLDVLPGQQRETPLLN
- a CDS encoding response regulator transcription factor — translated: MPDDTSRTSGRRPTGQPHVPRRTPSRSTPLAPDPSSAPSVFSAPRGPGSAASGDHTALPVPVASAPTLRVVVADDNPVVRAGLTVLLQGRQDIRVVAEAADGRQAYDAAVRHRPDVILLDVRMPGVDGITALPHLVRLAPVLMTTYSRRSEVVHEALRRGASGYLVHGEFTVDQLVAAVLDTRKGRPSFTSSASGALLAAARAATGPAERPRSTLPDGPETALGEEPRQRHHEPSATAHGVSPSPFGTSSTNKQYSSVDRQGTVQKFNFHSSLSQADVAHSSPGAVFSGTVPEAGPGGLPTGLSQREGEVMDLIASGMTNQQIAATCFISQKTVKNHINRIFAKLDAGSRGEAIAIWHRLARRVAASHG